A part of Arthrobacter dokdonellae genomic DNA contains:
- a CDS encoding glycerol-3-phosphate dehydrogenase/oxidase, which yields MSTDNPTWINDGTRRRSLDYVAAHTVDVAVVGGGITGAGVALDAVSRGLSVALVEAGDFASGTSGYSSKLIHGGLRYLAKMDLGVAWESAVERRWLMERIAPHLVRPLGFVIPVTRGAPAWEGAAEGLGVVIYDVLRRLSGLGGGVLPRPQLLSGLAAAALAPGLDPHALRRGILYWDGQAVDDVRLVLGVVRTAAGLGAHMLRDVKAAGITATTVAAVDTRCGARVTVNARAVVNATGLWAADFEPGLAVIPSRGTHLVVRADRLGNPQAAHTVPVPGHFGRYVFVLPQTGGVVYIGLTDEEDHGADGHHPAVPERDVGFLLDIVNATLAVPLARDDVVGAFAGLRPLVRTPHDGGAAGSADISRRHLVRDVPGTPVTVVGGKLTTYRRMAQDAVDAVAARLEAPAPCRTRTLPLAGAASPRELDAVDAPARLVAKYGTEALDVLALARLDPLLAGPLFEGTEITGAELLFAVRAEGASSVDDLLERRTRLSFVPADAARARGRAAEILALAGTFGAAQ from the coding sequence ATGAGCACGGACAACCCGACGTGGATCAATGACGGAACCCGCCGGCGCTCGCTGGATTACGTGGCCGCCCACACGGTCGACGTCGCGGTGGTGGGCGGGGGCATCACCGGGGCCGGCGTGGCCCTGGACGCCGTCAGCCGCGGCCTGAGTGTGGCCCTCGTGGAGGCCGGCGACTTCGCCTCCGGGACCAGCGGCTACAGCTCCAAGCTCATCCACGGCGGGCTGCGGTACCTGGCCAAAATGGACCTCGGCGTGGCGTGGGAATCGGCGGTGGAGCGGCGGTGGCTGATGGAGCGGATCGCCCCGCACCTGGTCCGCCCGCTGGGGTTCGTCATCCCGGTCACGCGCGGCGCACCGGCGTGGGAAGGCGCCGCGGAAGGGCTCGGCGTGGTCATCTACGACGTGCTGCGCAGGCTCTCCGGGCTGGGCGGCGGGGTCCTGCCGCGGCCCCAGCTGCTCTCCGGCCTGGCGGCGGCGGCGCTGGCGCCCGGCCTTGACCCGCACGCGCTGCGACGCGGGATCCTGTACTGGGATGGACAGGCCGTCGACGACGTCAGGCTGGTGCTCGGCGTCGTCCGGACCGCCGCGGGGCTGGGCGCGCACATGCTGCGCGACGTCAAGGCCGCCGGCATCACCGCGACGACGGTGGCCGCCGTCGACACCCGGTGCGGCGCCCGCGTGACGGTAAACGCCCGGGCGGTGGTGAACGCGACCGGCCTATGGGCCGCGGACTTTGAACCTGGTCTGGCCGTGATCCCCAGCCGGGGAACGCACCTGGTGGTCCGGGCGGACCGGCTGGGCAATCCCCAAGCCGCGCACACGGTCCCGGTCCCGGGGCACTTTGGCCGCTATGTCTTTGTGCTGCCGCAGACCGGCGGCGTGGTGTACATCGGGCTGACGGATGAGGAGGACCACGGCGCGGACGGCCACCATCCGGCGGTGCCGGAGCGCGACGTCGGCTTCCTCCTGGACATTGTCAACGCCACCCTGGCCGTACCCCTGGCCCGCGACGACGTGGTGGGAGCCTTTGCCGGGCTGCGGCCCCTGGTGCGGACCCCGCACGACGGCGGCGCCGCCGGCAGCGCCGACATCTCCCGCCGGCATCTGGTCCGGGATGTTCCGGGCACGCCGGTCACGGTGGTGGGCGGGAAGCTGACCACGTACAGGAGGATGGCCCAGGACGCCGTGGACGCCGTCGCGGCGAGGCTTGAGGCCCCAGCCCCCTGCCGCACCAGGACGCTGCCGCTGGCGGGCGCGGCGTCCCCTCGCGAGCTGGATGCCGTGGATGCACCGGCGCGGCTGGTCGCGAAGTACGGGACGGAGGCCTTGGACGTGTTGGCGTTGGCGCGGCTGGACCCGCTGCTGGCGGGACCCTTGTTTGAGGGCACGGAGATCACCGGCGCGGAGCTGCTGTTTGCGGTGCGCGCCGAGGGGGCGTCCAGCGTGGATGACCTGCTGGAGCGGCGCACCCGGCTGTCCTTCGTGCCGGCAGACGCGGCCCGGGCGCGCGGGCGTGCCGCCGAGATCCTGGCGCTCGCCGGCACTTTCGGAGCCGCGCAGTGA
- a CDS encoding diacylglycerol/lipid kinase family protein, producing the protein MSAAFGGVPAGGPAGFPAGGWGGGEALLLVNPTSGRGRGLQLLPRTARALRAAGLTPMVCVTDSLADATAQARAAAPGSLVAVLGGDGSLGAAAGGARESGAVVLPLAAGRGNDTVRRLGLPLDPVKAVRGLGALVVRELDLGMVNGRPYFGVANVGFDGLANEYGNGARLNLGPFVYLYGGLKAFRAWKDVTLTVSVDGLETTFPGWFVAVGNVGQYGGGLRICPEALVDDGLLDVVSLGRASIPAVVATFLRSYRGAHLGQANISFTRGSAVTISANRPLNVYADGERVAELPVTVGIAPAAVKVLVPEGSGAFG; encoded by the coding sequence GTGAGCGCCGCATTTGGCGGGGTTCCCGCTGGCGGCCCGGCGGGCTTCCCCGCGGGCGGTTGGGGAGGCGGGGAGGCGCTGCTGCTGGTCAACCCGACGTCGGGCCGGGGCCGGGGCCTGCAGCTGCTGCCGCGCACCGCCCGGGCGCTGCGGGCCGCGGGGTTGACGCCCATGGTTTGCGTCACGGACTCGCTGGCGGACGCCACGGCACAGGCCCGCGCGGCCGCGCCGGGAAGCCTGGTGGCCGTGCTGGGCGGTGATGGGTCCTTGGGGGCCGCGGCAGGAGGAGCACGGGAGTCGGGCGCCGTCGTCCTGCCACTGGCGGCCGGTCGGGGCAACGACACGGTGCGGCGCCTGGGACTGCCGCTGGACCCCGTCAAGGCGGTGCGGGGGCTGGGTGCTCTGGTGGTGCGCGAGCTTGACCTGGGCATGGTCAACGGGCGCCCGTACTTCGGTGTGGCCAATGTGGGCTTCGATGGGTTGGCCAACGAGTACGGCAACGGCGCGCGGCTGAACCTGGGGCCGTTTGTGTACTTGTACGGCGGGCTGAAGGCCTTCAGGGCGTGGAAGGACGTGACGCTGACCGTGTCCGTGGACGGCCTTGAGACCACGTTTCCCGGCTGGTTTGTGGCGGTGGGGAACGTGGGCCAGTACGGGGGAGGCCTGCGGATTTGCCCGGAGGCATTGGTTGACGACGGCCTGCTGGACGTGGTCTCGCTGGGCCGGGCGTCAATCCCGGCCGTGGTGGCGACGTTCCTCAGGTCGTACCGGGGCGCGCACCTGGGCCAGGCGAACATCAGCTTCACGCGGGGCTCGGCGGTGACCATCAGCGCCAACAGGCCTCTGAATGTCTACGCCGACGGCGAGCGGGTGGCCGAGCTGCCGGTGACGGTGGGGATCGCGCCCGCAGCCGTCAAGGTGCTGGTGCCGGAGGGCTCGGGGGCTTTTGGGTGA